A single genomic interval of Fibrobacter sp. UWB13 harbors:
- a CDS encoding NAD(P)-dependent oxidoreductase codes for MKAILIIAHHCILPGAYKGFEEILDRLHHDLPGTRVASTSLLDLENDLRTLLREDVESVTLLPYLLLNGQHTKNDVPRVVAKLQAEFPQIPITLLPCLGDWKEFSSMVVAGVRSAQNACTCAPLSSWSHECGDRIHSERAHSSNLFSIELNLEGRNVLVVGGGRIALRKVKTLIPTGAHITVVAPQFDPEFEMLKADEPSSITLKQRPYEPLDLRCVFMVFICTDQPAVNAQVSNDARARRILVNNACDYLDGDFIVPARMDFGENIAVTVSTQGRAPSLAKKLKQKIQTEWAEDLVQIEKDFKKE; via the coding sequence ATGAAAGCTATTCTTATCATCGCTCACCATTGCATTTTGCCGGGTGCATACAAAGGATTCGAAGAAATCCTCGACCGCTTGCATCATGATTTGCCCGGTACGCGTGTGGCGAGCACGAGTTTGTTGGATTTGGAAAATGACCTCCGCACGCTTTTGCGCGAAGATGTGGAATCGGTGACGCTTTTGCCGTATTTGCTGTTGAATGGTCAGCATACAAAGAATGACGTGCCGCGTGTTGTTGCAAAATTGCAGGCGGAATTCCCGCAAATCCCGATTACGCTTTTGCCTTGCCTTGGCGATTGGAAAGAATTCTCGAGCATGGTTGTCGCCGGTGTCCGCTCGGCTCAGAACGCGTGTACTTGTGCCCCTTTGTCATCCTGGAGCCACGAATGTGGCGATAGGATCCACTCAGAGCGCGCCCATAGCTCAAACCTCTTCTCCATCGAATTGAATCTCGAAGGGCGTAACGTTCTCGTTGTGGGTGGCGGTCGCATTGCTCTGCGCAAGGTGAAAACGCTAATCCCGACTGGCGCTCATATTACCGTTGTCGCACCGCAATTCGACCCAGAATTTGAGATGCTCAAGGCTGACGAGCCGTCTTCTATCACATTAAAACAGCGCCCGTACGAACCGCTTGACTTGCGTTGCGTTTTCATGGTCTTCATTTGTACCGACCAGCCTGCTGTAAATGCCCAAGTTTCTAACGATGCACGCGCTCGTCGCATTCTCGTGAATAACGCTTGCGATTACCTCGACGGCGATTTCATTGTGCCTGCCCGCATGGATTTTGGCGAAAACATTGCCGTGACCGTCTCTACGCAGGGCCGCGCTCCTTCGCTCGCGAAAAAGCTCAAGCAGAAAATCCAGACCGAATGGGCAGAAGACCTTGTGCAAATTGAAAAAGATTTCAAAAAGGAATAG
- the hemB gene encoding porphobilinogen synthase, with translation MIIRPRRLRRNEVIRNMVAETAVNPDALVYPMFVVEGTGVKEEIPSMPNQFRFSIDEILKELESCVALGIKSILLFGIPDHKDEMATSAYDNDGIVQRAVRAIKAKFPSLYVITDVCLCEYMSHGHCGIIKDGDVDNDPTLELLAKTAVSQVAAGADMVAPSDMMDGHITALREALDNAGFTNTPIMGYSAKFASAYYGPFRDAADSAPHFGNRKSYQMDVRNGREALHEVELDLEEGADIVMVKPGLAFLDVLRQTAEISNVPVAVYNVSGEYSMVKAAAKMGWIDEKSIIRENMIAFKRAGADIIITYHAKEILENKIL, from the coding sequence ATGATTATTCGTCCTCGTCGTTTACGTAGAAATGAAGTTATCCGCAACATGGTTGCAGAAACTGCTGTAAATCCCGATGCCCTCGTTTACCCGATGTTCGTGGTTGAAGGAACGGGCGTCAAAGAAGAAATCCCGTCTATGCCGAACCAGTTCCGTTTCTCGATTGATGAAATCTTGAAGGAACTTGAAAGCTGTGTCGCGCTTGGCATCAAGTCCATTTTGCTGTTCGGTATCCCGGATCACAAGGACGAAATGGCAACTTCTGCATACGATAACGATGGCATTGTGCAGCGTGCAGTACGTGCCATCAAGGCGAAGTTCCCGAGTTTGTACGTGATTACGGACGTGTGCCTTTGCGAATACATGAGTCATGGTCATTGCGGCATCATTAAGGATGGCGATGTGGATAACGATCCAACGCTTGAACTTTTGGCAAAGACCGCTGTTTCTCAGGTGGCTGCTGGTGCCGACATGGTGGCTCCGAGCGACATGATGGATGGCCACATCACGGCTCTCCGCGAAGCTCTTGACAATGCGGGCTTTACAAATACGCCGATTATGGGTTATAGCGCAAAGTTCGCTAGCGCTTATTACGGTCCGTTCCGTGATGCTGCTGATTCCGCTCCGCATTTCGGCAACCGCAAGAGTTACCAGATGGACGTGCGCAATGGTCGCGAAGCGCTCCATGAAGTGGAACTCGATCTTGAAGAAGGTGCAGATATCGTGATGGTAAAGCCTGGCCTCGCATTTCTCGATGTGCTTCGCCAGACGGCTGAAATCAGCAATGTGCCGGTTGCTGTGTATAACGTAAGTGGTGAATATTCGATGGTCAAGGCTGCTGCAAAAATGGGCTGGATTGATGAAAAATCGATCATCCGCGAAAACATGATTGCGTTCAAGCGTGCTGGTGCAGATATCATCATCACGTATCATGCCAAGGAAATTTTGGAAAATAAAATTCTGTAA
- a CDS encoding mechanosensitive ion channel family protein, which yields MKEYEAFLKNIGVTNAIAQDIVEIATVLIVIAVILAIIKFILSFAIKKGADESVKPLLYSLFSYALYIVGLLMILHILGVNTAGIVTVIGAASLAIGLALKDTLGNIASGILLLFLHPFRASDYIECGSLKGKIVGVGLFNTTLISLDGLYVSAPNSMLWGAPIVNFSRNPSRRLDLAFGIDYADSAEKAMNEMKQLVDNDPEVLKSPAPSFFVSALEDSSVAVNLRIWVKTANYWDMRCKYMKAVKERFDEVGISIPFPQRVVHIVKE from the coding sequence ATGAAAGAATACGAAGCTTTCTTGAAAAATATCGGTGTCACGAATGCTATTGCTCAGGACATCGTTGAAATTGCGACAGTGCTTATTGTTATCGCCGTTATCTTGGCGATTATCAAGTTTATTCTTAGTTTTGCCATTAAGAAGGGCGCTGATGAATCGGTAAAACCGCTACTTTATTCGCTGTTCTCTTATGCGCTGTACATTGTCGGTTTGCTCATGATTCTGCATATTCTCGGTGTGAACACCGCTGGAATCGTGACTGTAATCGGTGCCGCTTCTCTTGCCATTGGCCTTGCTTTGAAGGATACGCTTGGCAACATTGCGTCGGGAATCCTATTGCTGTTCCTCCATCCGTTCCGCGCTTCGGATTATATCGAATGCGGTTCTTTGAAGGGAAAAATTGTGGGCGTGGGTCTTTTCAACACGACTCTTATTTCGTTGGATGGTCTTTATGTTTCTGCACCGAACAGCATGTTGTGGGGCGCTCCGATTGTCAACTTTAGCCGCAATCCGAGCCGCCGCCTTGATTTGGCTTTTGGCATTGATTATGCGGATTCTGCTGAAAAGGCGATGAACGAAATGAAACAGCTCGTCGATAACGATCCTGAAGTTTTAAAAAGTCCTGCCCCTTCATTCTTTGTGTCTGCGCTTGAAGATAGCTCGGTGGCTGTCAATTTGAGAATTTGGGTCAAGACCGCAAATTACTGGGATATGCGTTGCAAGTACATGAAGGCTGTGAAGGAACGCTTTGACGAAGTCGGTATTTCTATCCCGTTCCCGCAGCGCGTTGTGCATATCGTAAAGGAATAA
- the hemL gene encoding glutamate-1-semialdehyde 2,1-aminomutase → MNHSLSEKLFAEAKTLMPGGVNSPVRAFSNVGATPPFIKRAKGSHIYDVDGNDYIDYVGSWGPMLLGHAHDAVIKAVADTAQNGLSFGAPCGLESELAKLVMSLVPSVEMIRMVNSGTEATMSAIRAARGFTGRDKIVKFEGCYHGHSDSLLIKAGSGMLTTGKPSSKGVPADLAKYTLTLQYNDVAGVRELFDKIGDEIAGVIVEPVAGNMGVVPAKPKFLQTLSEETKKHGVLLIVDEVMTGFRVGIHCAQGLYGIKPDLTTFGKIIGGGMPVGAYGGRLDVMQQIAPLGGIYQAGTLSGNPVAMAAGLATMRELHTHPEYYVHAEAMTKRLIAGLKTAATEAGIPLATNQVGSMGCIFFTEGPVTCFADVQKSDLELFRRYFLGMLDEGFYFAPSQFEAIFVSAAHTEEEIDRTIEAAKRVFKKL, encoded by the coding sequence ATGAATCACTCTTTAAGCGAAAAGTTGTTTGCAGAAGCAAAAACGCTCATGCCGGGCGGCGTGAACAGTCCTGTGCGTGCGTTTAGCAATGTGGGGGCGACTCCTCCGTTTATCAAGCGCGCCAAGGGCAGCCACATTTACGATGTGGATGGCAACGATTACATTGATTATGTGGGCAGCTGGGGCCCGATGCTTTTGGGGCATGCGCACGATGCAGTGATTAAGGCTGTTGCCGATACGGCTCAGAATGGACTCAGCTTTGGTGCTCCGTGCGGTCTTGAATCGGAACTTGCGAAACTCGTGATGAGCCTTGTGCCAAGCGTCGAGATGATTCGCATGGTGAATAGCGGAACCGAAGCGACGATGAGTGCGATTCGTGCGGCTCGCGGTTTTACCGGTCGCGATAAGATTGTGAAATTCGAAGGCTGCTATCATGGCCATAGCGATAGCTTGCTCATCAAGGCAGGCTCGGGAATGCTCACGACGGGCAAGCCGAGCAGCAAGGGTGTGCCTGCGGATTTGGCAAAGTACACGCTCACGCTCCAGTACAACGACGTGGCTGGCGTGCGTGAACTTTTTGATAAAATCGGCGACGAAATTGCGGGCGTCATCGTGGAACCTGTGGCGGGCAACATGGGCGTTGTGCCTGCGAAGCCTAAGTTCTTGCAAACACTTTCGGAAGAGACGAAAAAGCACGGAGTTTTGCTCATTGTAGACGAAGTTATGACCGGTTTCCGCGTCGGTATTCATTGCGCACAAGGGCTTTACGGTATCAAGCCGGATCTTACCACGTTCGGTAAGATTATCGGCGGTGGCATGCCGGTGGGCGCTTATGGCGGTCGCTTGGACGTGATGCAGCAAATTGCCCCGCTCGGTGGAATTTATCAGGCGGGGACGCTTTCGGGGAACCCGGTCGCGATGGCGGCAGGGCTTGCCACTATGCGTGAACTGCATACTCATCCGGAATACTATGTACACGCTGAAGCCATGACGAAACGCTTGATTGCTGGGCTTAAGACTGCGGCAACTGAAGCGGGTATTCCGCTTGCGACAAACCAGGTCGGTTCCATGGGCTGCATCTTCTTTACTGAAGGTCCGGTTACATGCTTTGCAGATGTGCAAAAGTCTGACTTGGAACTCTTTCGTCGCTACTTCCTCGGGATGCTCGACGAAGGATTCTACTTTGCGCCGAGCCAGTTCGAAGCCATCTTCGTGAGCGCCGCTCACACCGAAGAAGAAATCGACCGTACCATTGAAGCCGCGAAGCGCGTTTTCAAAAAATTGTAG
- a CDS encoding AMP-binding protein — MILNKFLSKIDYKSYEDLYKNFKITIPNDFNFAYDVVDEYAKTEPKREALVWCDDNDESHIYTFKDLSLASQRTANFLVEQGIQKGDRVMLILRRRYEFWFFLLALHRIGAIAIPATNMLAAEDLEYRFNAAEIKMVVTYDDPALQKEVDKAKSKCESVEKLVTVGQTARQNWISFYDDYELFPSTFERPIGDAATHNDDIMIVYFTSGTSSNPKMVAHTYTYPLGHIVTAKYWQHVVDGGRHLTVAETGWAKALWGKIYGQWIAGSAVFTYDMTTFIPGKLLEKMAEYKVTTFCAPPTVYRYILQHGLSKYDLSSLQYCTTAGEALNLDIYNRFYEQTGIRMQEGYGQTELTLTTGNFGFSEPHPGSIGKPSPGYQMEIINAEGKPCEAEEVGELIIKIDQGKPFGMFGGYYRDAERTEKVFEGGVYHTGDTAYRDKDGFFWFVGRTDDLIKSSGYRISPFEVEEVLHKHPAVLEVAVTGVEDKSRGQAVKATVVLQKGYEASKELAKEIQLFAKNIAASYKSPRIIDFVTELPKTISGKIRRATIRDKDTAENVTAPDEANAENAASETSDEK, encoded by the coding sequence ATGATTTTAAATAAGTTTCTATCTAAAATTGATTACAAGTCTTATGAAGACTTGTATAAAAATTTCAAGATAACGATTCCGAACGATTTTAACTTCGCTTATGACGTTGTTGACGAATATGCCAAGACGGAGCCGAAGCGTGAAGCCCTCGTGTGGTGTGACGATAACGATGAAAGCCACATTTACACGTTCAAGGACTTGTCGCTTGCCTCCCAGCGCACGGCGAATTTCCTTGTAGAACAAGGTATCCAGAAGGGCGACCGCGTGATGCTCATCTTGCGCCGTCGCTACGAATTCTGGTTTTTCTTGCTCGCTCTGCACCGCATTGGCGCAATCGCCATCCCGGCAACGAACATGCTCGCCGCCGAGGATTTGGAATACCGATTCAACGCCGCCGAAATCAAGATGGTCGTAACATACGACGACCCCGCCTTGCAAAAGGAAGTGGACAAGGCAAAGTCCAAGTGCGAATCGGTCGAAAAGCTCGTGACCGTTGGTCAGACAGCTCGCCAGAACTGGATTAGCTTCTACGACGACTACGAACTTTTCCCATCGACGTTTGAACGCCCCATTGGCGATGCCGCTACGCATAACGACGACATCATGATCGTCTATTTCACGAGTGGCACGAGTTCAAACCCGAAGATGGTGGCACACACTTATACGTACCCGCTCGGACACATTGTGACCGCCAAGTACTGGCAACACGTTGTGGACGGAGGACGCCATTTGACCGTTGCCGAAACAGGCTGGGCAAAGGCTCTCTGGGGCAAGATTTACGGGCAGTGGATTGCAGGGAGTGCCGTATTCACTTACGACATGACCACGTTCATCCCGGGCAAGCTACTCGAGAAGATGGCGGAATACAAGGTGACGACATTCTGCGCACCGCCGACAGTGTACCGCTACATTTTGCAGCATGGCCTCAGCAAATACGACCTTTCGAGTTTGCAGTACTGCACGACTGCAGGCGAAGCGTTGAACTTGGATATTTACAACAGGTTCTATGAGCAGACGGGCATCCGCATGCAGGAAGGCTACGGACAGACCGAGCTCACGCTTACCACGGGTAACTTTGGCTTTAGCGAACCGCATCCGGGCTCTATCGGCAAACCCTCTCCAGGTTACCAGATGGAAATCATCAATGCGGAAGGCAAGCCGTGCGAGGCTGAAGAAGTCGGTGAACTGATTATCAAGATTGACCAGGGCAAGCCTTTTGGCATGTTCGGCGGTTACTATCGCGATGCAGAACGCACCGAGAAAGTCTTTGAAGGCGGAGTGTATCACACCGGCGATACGGCTTACCGCGACAAGGACGGATTCTTCTGGTTTGTGGGCCGCACCGATGACTTGATCAAGAGTTCTGGCTACCGCATCAGCCCCTTCGAAGTGGAAGAAGTGCTGCACAAGCACCCCGCCGTCTTGGAAGTCGCTGTCACGGGCGTCGAAGACAAGTCTCGCGGCCAGGCGGTCAAGGCAACGGTCGTTTTGCAAAAGGGTTACGAAGCGTCCAAGGAACTTGCAAAGGAAATCCAGCTTTTTGCAAAGAACATTGCCGCTAGCTACAAGAGCCCGCGCATCATTGACTTTGTGACGGAACTGCCAAAAACGATTAGCGGAAAGATTCGCCGTGCGACCATCCGCGATAAGGATACCGCCGAGAATGTGACAGCTCCAGATGAAGCGAATGCGGAAAACGCAGCAAGCGAAACGTCAGACGAGAAATAA
- a CDS encoding polysaccharide deacetylase family protein, translating to MEQNKDIADIQAAEATIQKKKKFILCYHSFSVNNFKKASIQIRKLAEAAGSPISIAVIPAFGAAPESEAEQFREELDKFVKEGYEIMLHGARHRADLSLNRSIAGKLALLVSNNEAEFAGIDERFTQALLKRSLALWKAHGNGKPSGFIPPVWFGNKYLKEQALEIFDYYEDFHGIYQKVKGNIKKTNSATLSFSILPTALLSIAQTYACLRMLLPGGVHRLVFHDKDFRTIGEKRILNMVRYISTLREKIMYKDL from the coding sequence ATGGAACAGAATAAAGATATCGCCGACATCCAAGCGGCCGAAGCGACCATCCAGAAGAAGAAAAAGTTCATCCTTTGCTACCACAGCTTTAGCGTGAACAACTTCAAGAAGGCATCCATCCAGATTAGAAAGCTTGCAGAAGCGGCAGGCTCCCCCATCAGCATTGCGGTCATCCCCGCATTTGGTGCTGCCCCGGAATCCGAAGCCGAACAGTTCCGCGAAGAGCTCGACAAGTTTGTCAAGGAAGGCTACGAAATTATGCTCCACGGTGCACGCCACCGCGCAGACCTTTCGCTGAACCGTAGCATTGCAGGCAAGCTCGCGCTCCTCGTTTCGAACAACGAAGCAGAATTTGCAGGCATCGACGAACGCTTCACGCAAGCACTCCTCAAGCGCAGCCTTGCTCTCTGGAAAGCACACGGCAACGGCAAGCCCTCCGGCTTTATCCCGCCGGTCTGGTTTGGCAACAAGTACCTCAAGGAACAGGCTCTCGAAATTTTCGACTACTACGAAGATTTCCACGGCATTTACCAGAAGGTCAAAGGCAACATCAAGAAGACGAATTCCGCAACGCTTAGCTTCTCGATTTTGCCTACCGCACTCCTCAGCATTGCGCAGACTTACGCTTGCCTTCGTATGCTCTTGCCGGGTGGAGTCCACCGCCTGGTGTTCCACGATAAAGACTTCAGAACGATTGGCGAGAAACGCATTTTGAACATGGTGCGCTACATTTCGACCTTGCGCGAAAAAATCATGTACAAGGACTTGTAA
- the fabF gene encoding beta-ketoacyl-ACP synthase II encodes MNRRRVVITGMGAVTPVGKSAPELWNAIKAGKCGIGPITLFDATNCPVKIAAEVKDFKPEEHGIDPKEARRMARFTQFLVAAANEAVKDASLTKEEIAADTTGIVAGNGLAGMDVVEETYCKYLEGGRRRVSPLAMPELIANEACANVSIALGITGSAWTVCTACASGTDAIGVALDAVRSGRLDVCLAGGSESAITDYSIKSFAGMHALTDKFNDAPEKASRPFDKDRSGFVMGEAGAILVLEELEHAKARGAKIYAEVAGYGSSADAYHITSPRPGGETCAKAMIKAMKDAGIAPTDVDYYNAHGTSTHLNDLTETQMLKIALGEHAYKIKVSSTKSMTGHCVGAAGVIEAMISTLAIRDSFYPATINLDNPDAECDLDYVPHKGVEGNIDVAVSASLGFGGHNGIVVIKKFKD; translated from the coding sequence ATGAATAGAAGAAGAGTTGTTATTACTGGTATGGGTGCGGTGACCCCCGTAGGCAAGTCCGCCCCCGAACTTTGGAACGCCATTAAGGCAGGCAAATGCGGCATCGGTCCGATCACATTGTTCGATGCCACGAACTGCCCAGTGAAAATTGCGGCAGAAGTCAAGGATTTTAAGCCCGAAGAACATGGCATCGACCCGAAGGAAGCCCGCCGCATGGCACGCTTCACGCAGTTCCTCGTTGCCGCCGCTAACGAAGCGGTCAAGGACGCAAGCTTAACGAAGGAAGAAATCGCCGCTGACACGACCGGCATTGTCGCCGGAAACGGCCTTGCTGGTATGGACGTTGTCGAAGAAACTTACTGCAAGTACCTCGAAGGCGGTCGCCGCCGCGTATCGCCGCTCGCCATGCCCGAACTCATTGCAAACGAAGCATGCGCAAACGTATCCATCGCACTTGGCATCACAGGCTCTGCCTGGACAGTCTGCACCGCCTGTGCCTCCGGCACGGACGCCATCGGCGTTGCCCTTGACGCCGTCCGCTCGGGTCGACTCGACGTCTGCCTCGCCGGTGGTTCCGAAAGTGCCATCACGGACTACTCCATCAAGAGCTTTGCAGGCATGCACGCCCTCACCGACAAGTTCAACGACGCCCCGGAAAAGGCATCCCGCCCGTTCGACAAGGACCGCAGCGGTTTTGTCATGGGTGAAGCTGGCGCCATCCTCGTGCTCGAAGAACTCGAACACGCCAAGGCCCGCGGTGCAAAGATTTACGCCGAAGTCGCCGGTTACGGTTCTTCTGCCGATGCTTACCACATTACAAGCCCGCGCCCGGGTGGAGAAACCTGCGCCAAGGCAATGATCAAGGCTATGAAGGACGCAGGTATCGCCCCGACGGATGTGGACTACTACAATGCCCACGGCACCTCGACGCACCTGAACGACCTCACCGAAACGCAGATGCTGAAAATTGCGCTCGGCGAACACGCCTACAAGATCAAGGTCTCTAGTACCAAGAGCATGACCGGCCACTGCGTCGGTGCAGCAGGCGTTATCGAAGCGATGATCAGTACACTCGCCATCCGCGATTCGTTCTACCCCGCCACCATCAACCTCGACAATCCGGATGCAGAATGCGACCTCGACTACGTGCCACACAAGGGCGTCGAAGGAAACATCGATGTTGCAGTATCCGCCTCGCTTGGCTTTGGCGGTCACAACGGTATCGTCGTCATCAAAAAGTTTAAAGATTAA
- the nirJ2 gene encoding putative heme d1 biosynthesis radical SAM protein NirJ2 has product MIVSWMTTNKCNLTCKHCYQDAGENKSAELTTSEALKLIDEIAKAGFKIMIFSGGEPMTRPDIVELVAHARERGLRPVFGTNGTLITHDLAFKLKEAGAMAMGISVDSIDPKRHNDFRGLPNAFELTLMGIENCKAAGLPFQIHTTIMDWNQNEIFDIMDWVKEIGAVNHQIFFLIPVGRGKEIEGHALRVAEYEGLLRKIMEKSRTLGIPVKPTCAPQFLRIADQLDIKTRYSRGCLAGLDYCIVSPIGKVRPCAYMMEEAGDVHDTPFDEIWANAEIFKQLRTKAYKGACAKCKFNDRCGGCRARAAYYHDGDYMQEDSYCAYGRGLK; this is encoded by the coding sequence ATGATCGTCTCTTGGATGACAACGAATAAGTGTAACTTGACGTGCAAACACTGCTATCAGGACGCAGGCGAAAACAAGTCTGCCGAACTCACGACATCAGAAGCGCTCAAGCTCATCGACGAGATTGCGAAGGCCGGATTCAAGATCATGATTTTTAGCGGTGGCGAGCCGATGACGCGCCCAGATATCGTGGAACTTGTGGCCCATGCCCGCGAACGTGGACTCCGCCCGGTTTTTGGCACGAACGGAACGCTCATCACGCATGATTTGGCGTTCAAGCTCAAGGAAGCGGGTGCCATGGCAATGGGTATCAGCGTTGATAGCATTGATCCCAAGCGTCATAACGATTTCCGTGGCCTTCCGAACGCCTTTGAACTCACGTTGATGGGTATCGAAAATTGCAAGGCGGCAGGTCTCCCGTTCCAAATCCATACGACCATCATGGACTGGAACCAGAACGAAATTTTTGACATCATGGACTGGGTCAAGGAAATCGGTGCCGTGAACCATCAGATTTTCTTCCTCATTCCGGTGGGTCGTGGTAAGGAAATTGAAGGCCATGCGCTCCGTGTTGCCGAATACGAAGGTTTGCTCCGCAAGATTATGGAAAAGAGCCGTACGCTCGGAATTCCAGTGAAGCCCACATGCGCTCCGCAGTTCCTCCGCATTGCAGATCAGCTCGACATCAAGACTCGTTACAGCCGAGGTTGCCTCGCTGGCCTCGACTACTGCATCGTAAGCCCTATCGGCAAGGTGCGCCCCTGCGCTTACATGATGGAAGAAGCGGGTGATGTTCACGATACGCCGTTTGACGAAATCTGGGCAAATGCCGAAATCTTCAAGCAGTTGCGTACAAAGGCCTATAAGGGTGCTTGTGCCAAGTGCAAGTTCAATGACCGTTGCGGCGGCTGCCGAGCCCGTGCCGCTTACTACCATGACGGCGACTACATGCAGGAAGACTCTTACTGCGCCTACGGAAGAGGGTTGAAGTAG
- the tadA gene encoding tRNA adenosine(34) deaminase TadA, whose translation MNNVTDSNANLSSLAKVGEPVEPRLSSDNSDDVKFMRMALRQAQIAFDMKEIPIGCVIVKDGVVIGKGYNQVEQLKDATAHAEIIAIGTAASTLDNWRLDGCTLYVTLEPCPMCAGAILNSRVSRIVYGSPDSRFGGCGTTIDVITGNALKRAVEVTGGILADECLGLLKGFFQQMRLEKGDSGNKGDRA comes from the coding sequence ATGAATAACGTAACCGATAGCAACGCCAATCTCTCGTCACTCGCCAAGGTTGGTGAGCCTGTCGAACCACGTCTCTCGTCTGACAATTCCGACGACGTTAAATTCATGCGTATGGCGCTTCGTCAGGCGCAGATTGCCTTTGACATGAAGGAAATTCCGATCGGTTGCGTTATCGTAAAAGACGGAGTCGTGATAGGGAAGGGTTACAATCAAGTCGAACAGCTCAAGGACGCGACGGCTCATGCCGAAATCATCGCGATTGGCACGGCTGCAAGCACGCTTGACAACTGGCGCTTGGATGGCTGCACGCTCTACGTGACGCTTGAACCATGTCCCATGTGCGCTGGCGCTATCCTCAACAGCCGTGTTTCTCGTATTGTTTACGGTTCTCCGGATTCACGTTTTGGCGGTTGCGGCACAACGATTGATGTCATTACCGGCAACGCCCTCAAGCGCGCCGTTGAAGTCACGGGAGGTATTCTCGCAGACGAATGCTTGGGCCTTCTGAAAGGCTTTTTCCAGCAGATGCGCCTTGAAAAAGGCGATTCCGGTAACAAGGGCGACCGCGCTTAA
- a CDS encoding right-handed parallel beta-helix repeat-containing protein: protein MKNLICSSLVAVATIASVAVASGMPFPVAENNKVFLQEKDSPYVLEQSVVVGATDTLVIEPGVTVLMGEFAKLMIQGSVKIAGTNDKPVVFSGADSVANWNGFHIMSSAQPFEIKNLTVENAFRNTIFRSSGTLENVNFFNNYYGLWVDESPNVTLARCTFAHNRYALSVRAGRVVSNGTSISENVYGLYLETEGKLDGDTDLIRNNQESDIRSEAADLKTSKKRVRRNVWHNIEARF from the coding sequence ATGAAAAATTTAATCTGTTCCTCTCTTGTGGCCGTGGCGACAATTGCTAGTGTGGCTGTTGCTTCGGGTATGCCGTTTCCGGTGGCTGAAAACAACAAGGTCTTTTTGCAAGAAAAGGATAGCCCTTACGTGCTTGAACAAAGCGTGGTTGTCGGCGCTACGGATACGCTAGTCATTGAACCGGGCGTGACCGTTTTGATGGGCGAATTTGCAAAGCTCATGATCCAGGGCTCGGTAAAAATTGCGGGTACAAACGATAAACCCGTTGTCTTTAGCGGAGCCGATTCTGTGGCAAACTGGAATGGTTTCCACATCATGTCTAGCGCACAACCGTTTGAAATAAAGAACTTGACCGTCGAGAATGCGTTCCGCAATACGATTTTCCGTTCTAGCGGTACTCTCGAAAACGTCAATTTCTTCAATAACTATTATGGCCTCTGGGTCGATGAAAGCCCCAATGTGACGCTTGCCCGTTGCACGTTTGCTCACAACCGTTATGCCTTGTCTGTGAGGGCAGGTCGTGTTGTTTCGAACGGTACAAGCATCTCCGAAAACGTCTATGGACTTTATCTCGAAACCGAAGGCAAGCTCGATGGCGATACGGACTTGATTCGCAACAACCAGGAATCCGATATCCGCAGCGAAGCCGCTGATTTGAAGACGAGTAAAAAGCGCGTCCGCCGCAACGTGTGGCACAACATCGAAGCGCGTTTCTAA